In Primulina eburnea isolate SZY01 chromosome 3, ASM2296580v1, whole genome shotgun sequence, one DNA window encodes the following:
- the LOC140828546 gene encoding stearoyl-[acyl-carrier-protein] 9-desaturase, chloroplastic-like, with the protein MALIANLAFNPNKMMSSFPDSDKIRSSHQVSVASKVHTSPKEVINLKKPFSPPEKVLDQVTPSMPQEKCEIFTQLHDWAENNILVILKDVEKSWQPSDYLPDSTSEGFVDQVKELRERTKEIPDDCLVSLVGNMITEEALPTYQTFLNTIDGVRDETGSSPTPWAIWIRGWTAEENRHGDLLNRYLYLSGRVDTKQIEKTIQYLIGSGMDVSTENNPYLSFIYVSFQERATFIAHGNTARIAKKYGDTKLAQICGIVAADEKRHEAAYTKIVEKLFEIDPDSTMRSLADMMKKKIVMPAHMLYDGVDENIFSNYSAVAQRIGVYTARDYTDIMEFLVDRWGVKNLTGLSDEGRKAQDYVCGLVPRYRKFEERAQALGKQATVPFSWILGREA; encoded by the exons ATGGCACTCATAGCTAATCTTGCTTTCAATCCCAACAAGATGATGTCTTCATTTCCTGATTCTGATAAGATCAGATCTTCTCACCAAGTTTCCGTGGCGTCGAAAGTTCATACTTCTCCCAA GGAGGTGATAAACCTTAAAAAACCATTCTCTCCCCCAGAAAAAGTTCTCGACCAAGTGACTCCCTCCATGCCACAAGAAAAGTGTGAGATATTTACACAGCTACATGATTGGGCTGAAAACAATATCTTGGTGATACTAAAAGACGTCGAGAAATCTTGGCAGCCGAGTGACTATTTACCCGACTCAACTTCCGAAGGATTCGTGGATCAGGTCAAAGAATTGAGGGAGAGAACCAAAGAGATCCCAGATGACTGTTTAGTTTCATTGGTTGGTAACATGATTACCGAGGAAGCACTTCCAACTTATCAGACATTTCTCAATACAATAGATGGAGTCCGAGATGAGACTGGTTCTAGCCCCACGCCTTGGGCTATCTGGATCCGAGGGTGGACCGCCGAAGAGAACAGACACGGTGATCTTCTCAATCGATATCTCTATCTCTCCGGACGTGTCGATACGAAACAAATCGAGAAAACCATACAATACTTGATTGGTTCCGGGATG GATGTCAGCACGGAGAACAACCCGTATCTTTCCTTTATCTACGTGTCATTTCAAGAAAGGGCAACGTTCATAGCTCATGGAAACACAGCTAGGATTGCCAAAAAATATGGGGACACAAAACTGGCTCAGATTTGTGGCATCGTTGCCGCAGATGAGAAACGCCATGAAGCTGCCTACACAAAAATTGTTGAGAAGCTCTTTGAGATCGATCCGGATAGCACGATGAGGAGTCTTGCTGAcatgatgaagaagaaaatcgtAATGCCAGCCCACATGTTGTACGATGGCGTGgatgaaaatattttcagtAACTACTCCGCCGTTGCGCAACGAATAGGTGTATACACTGCCAGAGACTATACCGACATTATGGAATTCTTGGTCGACCGATGGGGTGTGAAGAATTTGACGGGGCTCTCCGACGAGGGGCGTAAAGCGCAGGATTATGTTTGCGGTTTAGTTCCGAGATATAGGAAGTTCGAGGAGAGGGCACAAGCTCTGGGAAAGCAAGCTACTGTTCCCTTTAGTTGGATATTGGGTAGAGAGGcttga